A single region of the Pseudomonas sp. VD-NE ins genome encodes:
- a CDS encoding DUF1329 domain-containing protein: MRNMILQCGVLALSLLAANVMAAVSPEEANKLGTSLTPLGAEKAGNADGSIPAWSGGIPKNAGAVDSKGFLADPFANEKPLFTITAANVDKYKDKLSDGQVAMFKRYPETYKIPVYPTHRTVAAPTEIYESAKRSALNVTTINDGNGLANFTGNRYYAFPIPKNGVEVLWNHITRYHGGNVKRIITQVTPQTNGSYTPIRFEEEIAVPQLIKDLDPEKAANVLTFFKQSVTAPARLAGNVLLVHETLDQVKEPRLAWIYNAGQRRVRRAPQVAYDGPGTAADGLRTSDNFDMFSGAPDRYDWKLVGKKEMYIPYNSYKLDSPKLKYDDIVKAGHINQDLTRYELHRVWEVIGTVKPSERHIYAKRHMYIDEDSWQVALADHYDGRGQLWRVAEGHAQYYYDHQAQAYTLEALYDIIAGRYIALGMKNEEKHSFEFGFEAKAADYTPAALRAEGVR; the protein is encoded by the coding sequence ATGCGCAATATGATTCTGCAATGTGGGGTGCTGGCCCTGAGTCTGCTGGCGGCCAATGTGATGGCGGCGGTGTCGCCGGAAGAGGCGAACAAACTCGGCACCAGCCTGACGCCGCTGGGTGCCGAGAAGGCTGGCAACGCTGACGGTTCGATTCCGGCATGGAGCGGCGGCATCCCGAAAAACGCCGGGGCAGTGGATAGCAAGGGTTTCCTCGCTGACCCGTTCGCCAATGAAAAACCACTGTTCACCATCACCGCAGCCAACGTCGACAAGTACAAAGACAAACTCTCAGACGGCCAGGTGGCGATGTTCAAACGCTATCCGGAAACCTACAAGATCCCGGTCTACCCGACTCACCGCACCGTCGCCGCACCGACGGAAATCTACGAGTCGGCCAAACGCAGTGCGCTCAACGTTACCACCATCAACGACGGTAACGGCCTGGCCAATTTCACCGGCAATCGTTACTACGCGTTCCCGATTCCGAAGAACGGCGTCGAGGTGTTGTGGAACCACATCACCCGTTATCACGGCGGCAACGTCAAACGCATCATTACCCAAGTGACCCCGCAGACCAACGGCAGCTACACGCCGATCCGCTTCGAAGAAGAGATCGCCGTGCCGCAACTGATCAAGGATCTCGACCCGGAAAAAGCCGCCAACGTGCTGACCTTCTTCAAGCAGTCGGTGACCGCGCCGGCGCGGCTGGCCGGTAACGTGCTGCTGGTGCACGAAACCCTCGATCAGGTGAAGGAGCCGCGTCTGGCGTGGATCTATAACGCCGGTCAGCGCCGCGTACGGCGGGCGCCGCAAGTAGCCTATGACGGCCCGGGCACTGCCGCCGATGGTTTGCGCACCTCGGACAACTTCGACATGTTCTCCGGCGCACCGGATCGCTACGACTGGAAACTGGTCGGCAAGAAGGAAATGTACATCCCATACAACAGCTACAAACTCGATTCGCCGAAGCTCAAGTACGATGACATCGTCAAGGCCGGGCACATCAATCAGGACCTGACCCGCTATGAATTGCACCGCGTCTGGGAAGTGATCGGCACGGTCAAACCGAGCGAGCGGCACATCTATGCCAAGCGTCACATGTACATCGACGAGGACAGCTGGCAGGTGGCGCTGGCGGACCATTACGACGGTCGCGGGCAACTGTGGCGTGTCGCCGAAGGCCACGCTCAGTATTACTACGATCATCAGGCGCAGGCCTACACCCTCGAAGCGCTCTACGACATCATTGCCGGTCGCTACATTGCCCTGGGAATGAAGAACGAAGAGAAGCACAGTTTCGAATTCGGCTTTGAAGCCAAGGCTGCCGACTACACGCCAGCGGCCTTGCGTGCCGAGGGTGTGCGGTAA
- a CDS encoding LuxR C-terminal-related transcriptional regulator, translating to MTAMTPCLDRPGFLPRLSSHHQPRSRLSAPLLASNARVRLLCAPAGSGKTALLSECFLQVRADCETIWLPLAGAALNREEFCLRLTRALGLVEDLDVTQLMAELARWSRTTSLFIDDYSRLPDPALDALLDRLLAVSSPALTWWISTRRRPQCNWPRLLLDDELYESERASLALTHDEVVPVLRHLPPDQADRVAARIIQRTGGWCAGARMALLQKCDWSQNLQPQQRVDTLLDYLQHELFSNLTPEQDEAWRVLAHLPRFNAPLCEHLFGPGEGAQLLHDLQVLGCFIEPWQESADWLQVFRPLSRIMQESHWPCARSWHRRACQWFTAVQDWRAAFEQALLAEEYETAVSLLQHLSFEDLLEDQTVVLLLRLHEQQSRELTLMTPQLIGLVTGALLFAGRFEQAAQCMAHLVRFMPQPTRHLEQQLLARWQAQQGWLCHLQGQMEPARACFQEALSALTDDAWQARLMCLSGLTQQALLCGELDQAHALNREALCLARAHGSLLFEGLLELDHAQWLEQRGAPVRAESLLVDIEHLLRQRTLVPTPLLGRIALRRGRLALCMGLEEQAADLFSRGLEDCLRSADKRVLYGYLGQAQLAGNRGDYACAFERLREAERVMQQRQIPDTVYRGVVLQVSSQFWLQQGRPQLVQEALGRLLRHYRGPSALQAPPATFELIIRIEYLLACAHTQLNPDENCLPTIERLLNQAQARGMLTAETELLLAFAQLAESNGDTEAAQQAFQRAGMLVERCQLQHAMREWELRRGSLATVSAKQFPARQCDNPDLASGLSRREREVLMLIAQGASNQQVAEQLFISLHTVKTHARRINGKLGVERRTQAVAKAKLMGILA from the coding sequence ATGACCGCCATGACCCCGTGCCTGGATCGACCCGGATTTTTGCCCAGACTTTCTTCACATCATCAGCCTCGCAGTCGCTTGAGTGCGCCTCTTCTGGCTTCGAACGCGCGGGTCAGGCTGTTGTGCGCACCCGCTGGCAGTGGCAAAACCGCACTGCTCAGCGAATGTTTTCTGCAGGTGCGTGCAGACTGCGAGACGATTTGGCTGCCGCTGGCGGGAGCAGCGCTCAATCGCGAGGAATTTTGCCTGCGTCTGACCCGAGCGCTCGGGCTGGTCGAAGACCTTGACGTTACGCAACTGATGGCGGAGCTGGCACGTTGGTCCAGGACGACTTCGCTGTTTATCGACGATTACAGTCGTCTGCCGGATCCGGCTCTGGATGCTTTACTGGATCGTTTGTTGGCGGTCAGCAGCCCGGCGCTCACCTGGTGGATCAGCACTCGCCGCCGGCCGCAGTGCAACTGGCCGCGCCTGTTGCTCGATGACGAACTCTACGAATCCGAGCGCGCCAGCCTGGCACTGACCCACGATGAGGTTGTACCGGTATTGCGCCATTTACCGCCAGACCAGGCGGACCGTGTCGCCGCCCGTATCATCCAGCGTACCGGCGGCTGGTGCGCGGGTGCGCGCATGGCGCTCCTGCAAAAATGCGACTGGTCGCAAAACCTGCAGCCACAACAGCGTGTCGACACCCTGCTCGATTATCTGCAGCACGAACTCTTCAGCAACCTGACGCCAGAGCAGGATGAGGCATGGCGTGTTCTGGCTCACCTGCCACGGTTCAACGCGCCATTATGCGAGCATTTGTTCGGCCCCGGCGAAGGCGCACAGCTGTTGCATGATCTGCAAGTGCTGGGCTGCTTTATCGAGCCTTGGCAGGAGTCCGCCGATTGGCTGCAGGTCTTTCGCCCGCTGTCGCGAATCATGCAGGAGTCGCATTGGCCGTGTGCGCGCTCGTGGCACCGGCGCGCCTGTCAGTGGTTCACTGCGGTGCAGGATTGGCGAGCAGCGTTCGAGCAAGCGTTGTTGGCCGAAGAGTACGAAACGGCCGTAAGCCTGTTGCAGCATTTAAGCTTCGAGGATTTGCTGGAAGACCAGACGGTCGTCCTGCTGTTGCGCTTGCATGAGCAGCAAAGTCGCGAGCTGACCTTGATGACACCGCAATTGATCGGGCTGGTCACGGGGGCATTACTGTTCGCCGGCCGATTCGAACAGGCCGCGCAATGCATGGCCCATCTCGTCCGCTTCATGCCGCAGCCGACGAGGCATCTGGAGCAGCAACTGCTGGCACGTTGGCAGGCGCAACAAGGTTGGCTCTGCCACTTGCAGGGGCAAATGGAGCCGGCGCGCGCCTGTTTTCAGGAGGCATTGTCAGCCCTGACCGACGATGCCTGGCAGGCCCGTCTGATGTGTCTGTCGGGACTGACGCAGCAGGCGTTACTGTGCGGTGAACTCGATCAGGCCCATGCCCTCAACCGCGAGGCGCTATGCCTGGCGCGTGCGCATGGCTCCCTGTTGTTCGAAGGGTTGCTCGAGCTTGACCATGCGCAATGGCTCGAGCAGCGAGGAGCGCCCGTGCGTGCCGAAAGTCTGCTGGTGGACATTGAGCATTTGCTGCGCCAGCGCACCCTGGTGCCCACGCCGCTGCTGGGCCGAATTGCCCTGCGACGAGGACGGCTGGCGCTGTGCATGGGTCTTGAAGAGCAGGCTGCAGATCTGTTCAGCCGAGGCCTTGAAGATTGCTTGCGCAGTGCAGACAAGCGGGTCTTGTATGGCTACCTCGGGCAGGCTCAACTGGCCGGCAATCGAGGCGATTATGCCTGCGCTTTCGAGCGCCTGCGCGAGGCCGAAAGGGTCATGCAGCAGCGGCAGATTCCCGATACGGTCTATCGCGGTGTGGTGCTTCAGGTCAGCAGCCAGTTCTGGTTGCAGCAGGGGCGACCGCAATTGGTGCAAGAGGCGTTGGGCCGGCTGTTACGGCATTACCGTGGACCCTCTGCACTCCAGGCGCCGCCCGCGACATTTGAGCTGATTATCCGCATTGAATACCTGCTGGCCTGCGCGCATACGCAGTTGAATCCGGATGAAAACTGTCTGCCAACCATTGAACGATTGCTGAATCAGGCCCAGGCCAGAGGCATGTTGACGGCGGAAACGGAGTTGTTGCTGGCCTTCGCCCAGTTGGCCGAATCGAACGGTGACACGGAAGCGGCGCAGCAAGCTTTCCAGCGTGCCGGAATGCTGGTGGAACGCTGCCAATTGCAGCACGCCATGCGGGAGTGGGAATTACGCCGAGGCAGTCTCGCAACAGTGTCTGCCAAGCAGTTTCCTGCCAGGCAATGCGATAACCCTGATCTGGCGTCGGGCCTCAGTCGGCGTGAGCGCGAAGTGCTGATGTTGATTGCTCAGGGTGCTTCGAATCAGCAAGTTGCAGAACAACTTTTTATTTCGTTGCATACAGTAAAAACACATGCGAGACGGATTAACGGAAAGTTGGGTGTGGAGCGCAGAACGCAGGCTGTGGCGAAAGCAAAGTTGATGGGGATATTGGCTTAG
- a CDS encoding dermonecrotic toxin domain-containing protein, producing the protein MAKLFKSLMRGSLSEQVTWAEEWEKASRAKAGLFKIIDAMPSVLDILRNMLESELKRLGKTVDIDKVYVNTDPAFPANENRPSGTLWDVTVHCLNNNVSPAYIVGGDGVFFLPDTFSEQFKVNVLNTLIVEDLIAAVAAGLEKILRTEIAKFWAAPAKTIRPDTASLSNKQAFIEAYAVVTSAELSLSIMANNFDAPLGERFAQLLDADAGRAVFEVKLQPAQDYLLSLQPCFVLDNAERPDAEMRLVNESTSFLMHTPENGFEFFEKNTELHSKLQQRLSLGSDQIRYLKATQSPHAFCVETHLKGQLESVSSLLGGREQLESPLTSVLQENQGLHVLRYGINTRFYLLWAALKRTDWPFWLHGAGSDIQQRYNELEESKDQYQTAYSTVFDAYFSFKDYVVRTFSEWADRTLGEHLDPETISVHSSYTLQIAGRTVEQEDARTLTEFIVFGLHDNGYKAALTIIGVPDGSRLTTVALEQWLENRNLRLEFTGSLASSPSVDYQEAYRNYLFSQMEFAVFVARHSGKLNSTDANIIARAMANDPAVTIQGLRIRLQVPALKDVLIISAREYAPSLMLVKTPGGEFELQKFSDVYAANRWLESALSADREYAALLIHPDYLHEAGTLLGSDSKQINYRYTLDGRSVDLGLNLKAPLADYVNIAYRAEVALHKAIAPVSYRALGIEGRKRYSRLTTELKALSTVDARDNGFPTFEQFTYDSVKAQIEDILRTRGSNISVNPDQIIVQTEEFRKSVTDVLLEGLAFEAVHPAYETKFSPKYYLVNGHPSVEKLDIRDLSSLSKTFRPGDRYTAMLKAQYQNKAHPDYAFKRAVHARRIRCEMYRNAFADFTNGRLSNESFSAIQRIIDNLKESGGYQRIVDSVAEGDIGLYKFNIGALGLTAAGDRTVGGVYIFRLKLSSGFLNLLYTPDAPDLVSFRPIAEFIPSIRFRYGPFRDYYSQRLLLVDQKVINDYFDSLVATVDSKPVIRTQQRSLLPDLFTFHDERVRRVLSDIDERTTSLNEIIAGLVYDNLLKVANIVSLLVPPVGTVVVAVQMMKSIYDASQSHRRGDYSAALGHVKDALFGLLTLGKAAAAGAPAKEVTRAQRSFLGLFGDARTVAELVTYYTGHQDPQDELLGFFKSLMEDAGSALSKTTVR; encoded by the coding sequence GTGGCCAAGTTATTTAAAAGTTTGATGCGTGGTTCGTTGAGTGAACAAGTTACATGGGCTGAAGAGTGGGAAAAGGCAAGCCGGGCAAAAGCAGGTCTATTCAAGATCATCGATGCCATGCCAAGCGTGCTGGATATTCTTCGCAACATGCTTGAAAGTGAATTAAAGCGTTTGGGCAAAACGGTCGATATCGACAAAGTCTATGTCAATACGGATCCTGCGTTCCCCGCCAATGAAAATCGGCCTTCGGGCACTCTTTGGGATGTCACTGTTCATTGTCTTAATAATAATGTCAGTCCCGCTTACATAGTGGGCGGCGATGGTGTATTTTTTCTGCCGGACACGTTTAGTGAGCAATTCAAAGTCAATGTTCTGAATACGCTTATTGTCGAAGATCTGATTGCTGCTGTAGCTGCCGGACTGGAAAAAATATTGCGAACCGAGATCGCAAAGTTCTGGGCGGCGCCAGCGAAAACCATTCGCCCGGACACTGCATCGCTGTCGAACAAGCAGGCTTTCATCGAAGCGTACGCCGTGGTCACGAGTGCAGAGTTGTCCCTGTCGATCATGGCCAACAATTTCGATGCCCCTTTGGGTGAGCGATTCGCCCAACTGCTCGACGCAGACGCCGGTCGCGCAGTGTTCGAAGTGAAGTTGCAACCGGCGCAGGATTACCTTCTGTCGCTCCAGCCCTGTTTCGTTCTGGACAACGCCGAGCGTCCGGACGCAGAAATGCGGCTAGTCAACGAGTCGACCTCTTTCCTCATGCACACGCCGGAAAACGGCTTCGAGTTCTTTGAAAAAAATACCGAGCTGCACAGCAAACTACAACAGCGGCTGTCTTTGGGTAGCGACCAGATCCGATACCTGAAAGCCACACAAAGTCCTCACGCCTTCTGCGTAGAGACGCACCTCAAGGGCCAGCTGGAAAGCGTGTCATCCTTGCTCGGTGGCCGGGAACAACTGGAAAGTCCGCTCACCTCCGTGCTGCAGGAGAATCAAGGCTTGCACGTGCTGCGCTACGGTATCAACACTCGCTTCTATCTGCTTTGGGCTGCGTTAAAACGCACCGACTGGCCGTTTTGGCTCCATGGTGCTGGCAGCGATATTCAACAGCGATATAACGAGCTTGAAGAGTCCAAGGATCAATACCAGACTGCGTATTCAACTGTCTTCGATGCGTACTTTTCGTTTAAGGATTATGTGGTGCGTACGTTCTCCGAATGGGCGGACAGGACGCTCGGGGAACACCTTGATCCAGAAACAATAAGTGTCCATAGCTCGTACACCCTGCAAATTGCCGGACGTACTGTCGAACAGGAAGACGCCCGGACACTGACGGAATTTATCGTTTTCGGTCTGCATGACAATGGTTATAAAGCCGCGCTGACTATCATCGGCGTTCCCGACGGAAGTCGGCTGACGACGGTGGCGCTCGAGCAGTGGCTGGAGAATCGCAACCTGCGACTGGAATTTACCGGCAGCCTTGCCTCCTCGCCCTCGGTTGATTACCAGGAGGCCTACCGCAATTACCTCTTCAGCCAGATGGAGTTTGCAGTTTTTGTTGCTCGCCACTCCGGAAAACTGAACTCCACCGATGCGAATATCATTGCGCGAGCCATGGCCAATGACCCAGCGGTGACTATTCAGGGATTGAGAATCAGATTACAAGTACCCGCGTTGAAAGATGTCCTGATCATTTCGGCCAGAGAATATGCACCGTCGCTGATGTTGGTCAAAACGCCTGGCGGTGAATTTGAACTGCAAAAATTTTCCGATGTTTATGCGGCGAACCGCTGGCTGGAGTCGGCATTGTCCGCAGATCGTGAATACGCTGCATTGCTGATCCATCCAGACTACCTGCACGAAGCAGGCACGTTGCTCGGCAGCGATTCCAAGCAGATAAACTACCGCTACACGCTCGATGGCCGGTCTGTCGATCTTGGCCTGAATCTCAAGGCACCGTTGGCAGACTATGTAAATATCGCTTACCGAGCCGAAGTTGCCCTGCACAAGGCCATTGCTCCGGTAAGTTATCGGGCGCTGGGCATCGAAGGCCGCAAGCGCTATTCGCGTCTGACAACCGAGCTAAAGGCGCTGTCTACGGTTGATGCACGAGATAATGGTTTTCCGACATTCGAGCAGTTCACTTATGACTCGGTGAAAGCTCAGATAGAAGACATTTTGCGCACTCGCGGGAGCAACATTTCGGTCAATCCCGACCAGATCATTGTTCAAACCGAAGAGTTTCGTAAGAGCGTTACCGACGTTTTGCTCGAGGGACTCGCCTTTGAAGCGGTGCATCCGGCTTACGAAACTAAATTCAGCCCAAAATACTATTTGGTGAATGGCCATCCCAGCGTTGAAAAACTGGATATCCGAGACCTGTCCTCGCTGTCGAAGACTTTCCGTCCCGGCGACAGATATACCGCGATGTTGAAAGCGCAATATCAGAACAAGGCTCATCCTGATTACGCATTCAAGCGCGCAGTACACGCGCGAAGAATCCGCTGTGAAATGTACCGCAATGCCTTTGCCGACTTTACCAATGGCAGATTATCAAATGAGTCTTTCTCTGCTATCCAACGGATTATCGATAATCTTAAAGAAAGCGGTGGCTATCAGCGAATTGTGGATAGCGTCGCCGAAGGTGACATCGGGCTGTATAAATTCAATATCGGCGCGCTGGGTTTGACGGCTGCCGGGGACCGCACGGTTGGCGGCGTTTATATTTTCCGGCTGAAGTTGTCTTCAGGGTTCCTTAATTTGCTCTATACGCCTGACGCGCCGGATCTGGTCAGCTTCCGGCCGATCGCTGAGTTCATTCCTTCGATTCGTTTTCGATACGGCCCGTTCCGGGATTACTACAGCCAGCGGTTACTGCTGGTCGACCAAAAGGTTATCAATGACTATTTCGACAGTCTGGTCGCAACCGTCGATAGCAAACCGGTCATTCGCACGCAGCAGCGTTCGTTACTGCCTGATCTGTTCACCTTCCATGACGAGCGAGTGCGCCGTGTACTGAGTGATATCGACGAACGCACCACCAGTCTCAATGAAATAATCGCCGGTCTTGTTTACGACAACCTGTTGAAGGTCGCGAACATCGTGAGCCTTCTGGTGCCTCCCGTGGGCACTGTCGTGGTGGCTGTACAGATGATGAAAAGCATCTACGACGCTTCGCAGTCGCACCGACGGGGTGATTATTCCGCCGCGCTGGGGCATGTAAAGGACGCATTGTTCGGACTGCTGACATTGGGCAAGGCTGCGGCCGCGGGCGCACCTGCTAAAGAAGTTACCCGTGCGCAACGCTCGTTTCTCGGTTTGTTTGGAGACGCCCGAACGGTCGCGGAACTCGTTACGTATTACACCGGCCACCAGGACCCTCAGGATGAGCTGCTCGGTTTCTTCAAGTCACTGATGGAAGATGCTGGTTCCGCATTGAGCAAGACCACGGTTCGTTGA
- a CDS encoding IclR family transcriptional regulator, with product MEKTSDSNGKQKVRSAEVGTDILKALAELSPSTSLSRLAEHVQMPASKVHRYLQALIASGFAEQNAATNHYGLGREALRVGLAALNSMDVLKVAALPLAELRDELNETCFLAVWGNQGATVVHIEPAVRAVTVVTQLGSVLPLLSSSTGLVFSAYLPHRETDELREQEIAVVDHPLADEKTYAALCEQIRERGLHHVHGLLMPGVDALSAPVFNAVGQVAAVLTIVGPTSLFHADENGPAAQRLLAATRAVSWRMGYER from the coding sequence ATGGAAAAAACCAGCGACAGCAACGGCAAACAGAAAGTCCGCTCCGCCGAAGTCGGCACCGACATCCTCAAGGCTCTGGCTGAGTTGTCGCCGTCCACTTCGCTGTCGCGACTGGCCGAACATGTGCAGATGCCGGCGAGCAAGGTCCATCGCTATTTGCAGGCGTTGATCGCCTCGGGATTTGCCGAACAGAATGCCGCGACCAACCATTACGGTCTCGGCCGTGAAGCGCTACGCGTGGGCCTGGCCGCACTCAACAGTATGGACGTGCTGAAAGTTGCCGCCCTGCCGTTGGCCGAACTGCGCGACGAACTCAACGAAACCTGCTTTTTGGCGGTGTGGGGCAATCAGGGCGCGACCGTGGTGCATATCGAACCGGCGGTGCGCGCGGTGACGGTGGTGACGCAACTGGGGTCAGTGCTGCCACTGCTCAGTTCCTCGACCGGCCTGGTGTTCAGCGCCTACCTGCCGCATCGGGAAACCGATGAATTGCGCGAACAGGAAATCGCAGTCGTCGATCATCCGTTGGCGGATGAAAAAACTTACGCAGCGCTGTGCGAACAGATCCGCGAACGCGGTCTGCATCATGTGCATGGTTTGCTGATGCCGGGTGTGGATGCGTTGTCCGCCCCGGTGTTCAACGCCGTTGGCCAGGTCGCCGCCGTGCTGACCATTGTCGGCCCGACCTCGCTGTTCCACGCCGACGAAAATGGCCCGGCGGCGCAGCGGTTGCTGGCGGCGACGCGGGCCGTGAGTTGGCGGATGGGTTATGAACGATAA
- the hmgA gene encoding homogentisate 1,2-dioxygenase, producing the protein MNLDSTAQALAYQSGFGNEFSSEALPGALPVGQNSPQKAPYGLYTELFSGTAFTMTRSEARRTWMYRIQPSANHPAFVKLERQLAGGPLGEVTPNRLRWNPLEIPAEATDFIDGLVSMAANAGAEKPAGISIYNYVANRSMERVFFNADGELLLVPQLGRLRIATELGVLDVAPLEIAVLPRGLKFRVELLDPRARGYVAENHGAPLRLPDLGPIGSNGLANPRDFLSPVAAYENLQQPTTLVQKFLGQLWATELNHSPLNVVAWHGNNVPYKYDLRRFNTIGTVSFDHPDPSIFTVLTSPTSVHGLANLDFVIFPPRWMVAENTFRPPWFHRNLMNEFMGLIQGEYDAKAEGFVPGGASLHSCMSAHGPDGETCTKAINAELKPAKIDNTMAFMFETSQVLRPSRFALDCPQLQSTYDACWATLPATFDPTRR; encoded by the coding sequence ATGAACCTCGATTCAACCGCTCAGGCGCTGGCGTATCAGTCCGGTTTCGGCAACGAATTCAGCTCTGAAGCGCTGCCCGGCGCACTGCCCGTCGGCCAGAACTCCCCGCAAAAAGCCCCGTACGGTCTCTACACCGAATTGTTTTCCGGTACCGCGTTCACCATGACCCGCAGTGAAGCGCGGCGCACCTGGATGTACCGGATTCAGCCGTCGGCCAATCACCCGGCCTTCGTCAAACTGGAACGGCAACTGGCCGGTGGCCCGTTGGGTGAAGTGACCCCCAATCGCCTGCGCTGGAACCCGCTGGAGATTCCGGCCGAAGCGACCGATTTCATCGACGGTCTGGTGAGCATGGCCGCTAACGCTGGTGCAGAGAAACCGGCCGGCATCAGCATCTACAACTACGTCGCCAACCGTTCGATGGAACGCGTGTTCTTCAACGCCGACGGCGAACTGCTGTTGGTGCCGCAACTCGGCCGTCTGCGCATCGCCACTGAACTGGGTGTGCTGGACGTGGCGCCGCTGGAAATCGCCGTGCTGCCGCGAGGTCTGAAATTCCGCGTTGAGTTGCTTGACCCGCGAGCACGCGGCTACGTCGCCGAGAACCATGGCGCGCCGTTGCGCCTGCCGGATCTGGGGCCGATCGGCAGCAACGGTCTGGCCAATCCGCGCGATTTCCTGAGCCCGGTCGCCGCTTACGAAAACCTGCAACAACCGACCACGCTGGTGCAAAAATTCCTTGGTCAGTTGTGGGCCACCGAACTCAATCACTCGCCGCTCAACGTGGTCGCCTGGCACGGCAATAACGTGCCGTACAAATACGATCTGCGCCGTTTCAACACCATCGGCACCGTCAGCTTCGATCATCCGGATCCGTCGATCTTCACCGTGCTGACTTCGCCGACCAGCGTGCACGGTCTGGCCAACCTCGATTTCGTGATCTTCCCGCCGCGCTGGATGGTCGCCGAGAACACCTTCCGTCCACCGTGGTTCCACCGCAATCTGATGAACGAATTCATGGGCCTGATCCAGGGCGAATACGACGCCAAGGCTGAAGGTTTTGTGCCCGGCGGTGCGTCGCTGCACAGTTGCATGAGCGCCCACGGTCCGGATGGCGAGACCTGCACCAAAGCGATCAATGCCGAGCTCAAGCCGGCCAAGATCGACAACACCATGGCCTTCATGTTCGAGACCAGCCAGGTGCTGCGCCCAAGCCGCTTCGCCCTCGACTGCCCGCAATTGCAATCCACTTACGACGCTTGCTGGGCCACGCTGCCCGCCACGTTCGACCCGACCCGGAGATAA
- the fahA gene encoding fumarylacetoacetase, producing MTQNSITRSWVASANGHADFPLQNLPLGVFSIADSAPRAGVAIGEHIFDLQVALEAGLFDGAARSAVEAMHGGQLNAFFELGRDARVALRERLLELFSEGSTLRGNIEAQGAKLLPLAADCQLHLPARISDYTDFYVGIEHAQNVGKLFRPDNPLLPNYKHVPIGYHGRASTVRASGTDVRRPKGQTLPTGQTEPTFGPCARLDYELELGIWIGQGNEMGDSIAIGDAAEHIAGFCLLNDWSARDIQAWEYQPLGPFLSKSFITSVSPWVVTAEALEPFRTAQPKRPEGDPQPLPYLFDKRDQDGGAFDIELEVLLLTEAMREQNLPAHRLTLSNTRYMYWTVAQMVAHHSVNGCQLQAGDLFGSGTLSGPENGQFGSLLEITEGGKKPIELASGEVRKFLEDGDEIILRARCARDGFASIGFGECRGKVLAAR from the coding sequence ATGACGCAGAATTCCATCACCCGCAGTTGGGTCGCCTCGGCCAACGGCCACGCTGATTTCCCGCTGCAGAACCTGCCGCTCGGCGTATTCAGCATCGCCGATTCGGCACCGCGCGCTGGCGTGGCCATTGGCGAACACATCTTCGATCTGCAAGTTGCTCTGGAAGCAGGGCTGTTCGACGGTGCTGCACGTAGTGCCGTCGAGGCCATGCACGGCGGCCAGTTGAACGCATTCTTCGAACTCGGTCGCGACGCTCGTGTGGCCTTGCGAGAGCGTCTGCTGGAACTGTTCAGCGAAGGCAGCACCTTGCGCGGCAACATTGAAGCCCAAGGCGCGAAACTGTTGCCACTGGCCGCCGATTGCCAGCTGCATCTGCCGGCACGCATCAGCGACTACACCGACTTCTACGTCGGCATCGAGCACGCGCAGAACGTCGGCAAACTGTTCCGTCCGGATAACCCGCTGCTGCCGAACTACAAGCATGTGCCGATCGGTTATCACGGTCGCGCCTCCACCGTGCGTGCATCCGGCACTGACGTGCGTCGTCCGAAAGGCCAGACCTTGCCGACCGGTCAGACCGAGCCGACGTTCGGCCCGTGCGCACGTCTGGACTATGAACTGGAACTGGGCATCTGGATCGGTCAGGGCAACGAGATGGGCGATTCGATCGCCATCGGTGATGCGGCCGAACACATCGCTGGTTTCTGCCTGCTCAACGACTGGTCGGCGCGCGATATTCAGGCTTGGGAATACCAGCCGCTAGGGCCGTTCCTGTCGAAGAGCTTCATCACCAGCGTCTCGCCTTGGGTGGTCACGGCGGAAGCACTGGAGCCATTCCGGACCGCGCAACCGAAGCGTCCTGAAGGTGATCCGCAGCCGCTGCCTTACCTGTTCGACAAGCGCGATCAGGACGGCGGCGCCTTCGACATTGAACTGGAAGTGCTGCTGCTGACTGAAGCCATGCGCGAGCAGAACCTGCCGGCCCATCGCCTGACTCTGAGCAACACCCGCTACATGTACTGGACCGTCGCGCAAATGGTCGCGCACCACAGCGTCAACGGTTGCCAGTTGCAGGCCGGTGACCTGTTCGGTTCAGGCACCTTGTCCGGCCCGGAAAACGGTCAGTTCGGCAGCCTGCTGGAAATCACCGAGGGCGGTAAAAAGCCAATCGAGCTGGCCTCTGGCGAGGTGCGTAAATTCCTCGAGGACGGTGATGAAATCATCCTGCGTGCGCGTTGTGCCCGTGATGGTTTTGCTTCGATCGGCTTCGGCGAGTGCCGCGGAAAAGTGCTGGCGGCGCGCTGA